In one Pseudomonas sp. Bout1 genomic region, the following are encoded:
- a CDS encoding DUF2252 domain-containing protein, translating to MKSPRPSSRMPHLIQLRNLKMARSAHAYVRGSTVQFYEWLHSQRGRRLPHGPAIWICGDCHAGNLGPTGDTKGRIDMHIRDLDQTVIGNPAHDLVRLALSLATAARGSDLPGVTTARMLEEMMVGYEQAFKDKPDEAPPRPSQVKAGMRSAVERTWKNLARERIENTRPTIPLGKHFWALSRAEKSALETLCASDEIHRLVTSLKGRSNDDEVELLDSAYWVKGCSSLGLLRYAVLLGVGDKEDQEYCLLDIKEAVGAAAPRAARAKMPRDNGRRVVEGARHLSPSLGERMLATRFLDHGFFIRELLPQDMKLELDELSEVDAMHAAGYLARVVGVAHARQMDRDTRKDWMAVLQENRSKQLDAPSWLWTSVVQLVGSHEEGYLNHCRRYALEH from the coding sequence ATGAAATCCCCGCGTCCTTCTTCGCGAATGCCCCACCTCATCCAACTGCGCAACCTGAAGATGGCGCGCTCCGCCCACGCTTATGTGCGAGGCAGTACCGTTCAGTTTTATGAGTGGCTGCACAGCCAGCGCGGTCGGCGCTTGCCCCATGGGCCGGCGATCTGGATCTGCGGTGACTGCCATGCCGGCAACCTCGGGCCCACGGGCGACACCAAGGGCCGGATCGACATGCATATCCGTGACCTTGACCAGACGGTGATCGGCAACCCGGCCCATGACCTGGTGCGCCTGGCGCTGTCCTTGGCCACCGCTGCCCGCGGTTCGGATCTGCCGGGGGTGACCACTGCACGCATGCTCGAAGAGATGATGGTGGGGTATGAGCAGGCGTTCAAGGACAAGCCTGACGAGGCGCCGCCGCGCCCGTCCCAGGTCAAGGCCGGCATGCGCAGCGCGGTGGAGCGCACCTGGAAGAACCTGGCCCGTGAGCGTATTGAAAACACCCGGCCGACGATCCCGTTGGGCAAGCATTTCTGGGCGTTGTCACGGGCGGAAAAGTCAGCCCTTGAGACCTTGTGCGCCTCGGATGAAATTCACCGGCTGGTGACTTCGCTCAAAGGCCGCTCAAACGATGACGAGGTTGAGCTGTTGGATTCGGCGTATTGGGTCAAGGGCTGCAGCTCCCTCGGGTTGTTGCGGTATGCGGTGTTGTTGGGGGTTGGGGACAAGGAAGATCAGGAATACTGCCTGCTCGATATTAAGGAAGCGGTGGGCGCTGCAGCGCCGCGTGCGGCACGGGCGAAGATGCCTCGTGATAACGGGCGGCGGGTGGTGGAGGGCGCGCGGCACCTGTCGCCGTCGCTGGGGGAGCGGATGCTGGCGACGCGGTTTCTGGATCACGGGTTTTTCATCCGTGAATTGCTGCCCCAGGACATGAAACTGGAGCTGGATGAGCTGAGTGAGGTTGATGCGATGCACGCGGCCGGGTACCTGGCGCGGGTGGTCGGCGTCGCCCATGCGCGGCAGATGGACCGTGACACGCGCAAGGACTGGATGGCGGTATTGCAGGAGAACCGCTCCAAGCAGCTGGATGCGCCTTCATGGTTATGGACCAGTGTGGTGCAGTTGGTAGGTAGCCATGAGGAAGGTTACCTCAACCACTGTCGGCGGTATGCGCTGGAACACTGA
- a CDS encoding YceI family protein, with protein MKRRLLAAFLTLGTLSNAYAVEYTDVNPAASTISFTYDQMGQQVYGTFGTYSATLSFDTQNPAAASTVLTIQLPSINAGSDNANTELPKPGWFDMTTYPVGTFTSTHITDLGANRYLFSGNLTLKGQTKPVEVKVALKEQSGIGVFDGELVLKRDDFKIGAGEWADSVVSNEITIKFKMVAPQR; from the coding sequence ATGAAACGTCGATTGCTAGCAGCCTTCCTTACCCTCGGCACCTTGTCCAACGCCTATGCCGTGGAATACACCGACGTCAACCCGGCGGCCAGCACCATCAGCTTCACCTATGACCAGATGGGCCAGCAGGTATACGGCACGTTTGGCACGTATTCGGCGACCCTGAGTTTCGATACGCAAAACCCCGCCGCCGCCAGCACCGTGCTGACCATTCAGCTACCGAGCATCAATGCCGGCAGCGACAACGCCAACACTGAACTGCCCAAGCCCGGCTGGTTCGACATGACGACTTACCCGGTGGGCACCTTTACCTCGACCCACATCACTGACCTTGGCGCCAACCGCTACCTGTTCAGCGGCAACCTGACCCTTAAAGGCCAGACCAAACCGGTGGAGGTCAAGGTGGCGCTCAAGGAGCAGAGCGGCATTGGCGTGTTCGACGGCGAGTTGGTGCTTAAACGCGATGACTTCAAGATCGGCGCGGGCGAGTGGGCGGACAGCGTGGTGTCGAATGAGATCACCATCAAGTTCAAGATGGTTGCACCCCAACGCTAG
- the yghX gene encoding YghX family hydrolase — MTRLTAKDFAPELLELYDGYAHGKINRREFLDRAALFTFGGLTASALLAALSPNYALAEQVKFTDPDIVADYITYPSPKGNGTVRGYLVRPAKATGKLPAVVVVHENRGLNPYIEDVARRLAKAGFIALAPDGLTSVGGYPGNDEKGVELQQKVDPEKLMNDFFAAIEWLMHHDASTGKVGITGFCYGGGVTNAAAVAYPELGAAVSFYGRQPQAKDVPRIKAPIMLHYAELDTRITEGWPAYEKALKAAGTTYEAFIYKGANHGFHNDSTPRYDEAAANLAWERTLGWFKKYLA, encoded by the coding sequence ATGACTCGCCTGACTGCCAAAGACTTTGCCCCTGAACTGCTGGAGCTTTACGACGGCTACGCCCATGGCAAGATCAACCGCCGCGAGTTTCTCGACCGCGCGGCGCTGTTCACCTTTGGCGGGCTGACGGCGTCGGCCCTACTCGCCGCCCTGAGCCCCAACTATGCCCTGGCCGAACAGGTGAAATTCACCGACCCGGATATCGTTGCCGACTACATCACCTACCCCTCACCCAAGGGCAACGGCACGGTGCGTGGCTACCTGGTGCGCCCGGCCAAGGCCACCGGCAAGCTGCCGGCGGTGGTGGTGGTGCATGAGAACCGTGGGCTTAACCCGTACATCGAAGACGTCGCCCGGCGGTTGGCCAAGGCCGGGTTTATTGCCTTGGCGCCGGACGGTTTGACCTCGGTGGGCGGCTATCCCGGCAATGATGAGAAAGGTGTGGAGTTGCAGCAGAAGGTCGATCCCGAGAAGCTGATGAATGACTTTTTCGCAGCCATCGAATGGTTGATGCACCACGATGCAAGCACCGGCAAGGTGGGGATTACCGGGTTCTGTTATGGCGGCGGCGTGACCAATGCGGCAGCGGTGGCTTATCCGGAGTTGGGCGCAGCGGTGTCGTTTTATGGGCGCCAGCCGCAGGCCAAGGATGTACCACGGATAAAGGCCCCGATCATGCTGCATTACGCAGAGTTGGACACGCGGATTACCGAGGGCTGGCCGGCGTATGAGAAAGCGCTGAAGGCGGCGGGTACGACGTATGAAGCGTTTATCTACAAAGGCGCCAACCATGGGTTCCACAATGATTCGACGCCGAGGTATGACGAAGCGGCGGCGAACCTGGCGTGGGAGCGCACGCTCGGCTGGTTCAAAAAATACCTGGCCTGA
- a CDS encoding DUF2834 domain-containing protein produces the protein MRRPWIALAGLLAFTLYTLITMLMAEQSLMAFGLELMARPDTAQVVIDLYLMALMACIWMCRDARARGKSVVSVLPYWLITAVFVSVGPLLYLVVNGFRRCSGSR, from the coding sequence ATGCGCAGACCCTGGATTGCCCTGGCCGGGTTATTGGCTTTTACCCTGTACACATTGATCACGATGCTGATGGCCGAGCAATCGCTCATGGCCTTCGGGCTTGAATTGATGGCGAGGCCGGACACCGCCCAGGTGGTGATTGACCTGTACCTGATGGCGCTGATGGCGTGTATTTGGATGTGCCGGGACGCGCGGGCCAGAGGCAAATCCGTGGTGTCGGTGTTGCCTTATTGGTTGATAACGGCGGTTTTTGTGTCCGTGGGGCCGCTGTTGTATCTCGTGGTCAACGGGTTCCGCCGCTGTTCGGGGAGCCGATGA
- a CDS encoding PLP-dependent aminotransferase family protein, translating to MARARYKTLVDTFARDIRSGTLAAGTRLPTHRQLAASHGLALVTASRVYTELAAMGLVSGETGRGTFVREIALSPGQGVGQIAVAAGMIDLNFNYPSLPGQTDLLRTALRQLALSGDLASLLRYQPHAGRLHERAAVARHLASRGLTVQAEQVLIVSGAQHGLAVTMMSLLKPGDVVAVDALTYSGFKVLAETLHLEIVAIPLTARGPDLAFLEKLCARRPVRAVYSMPTLHNPLGWVMSREQREHLIAIARLHDLILIEDAAYAFLAEDAPPPVAELAPERTVYVSGLSKSVATGLRVGFVAVPSQWMAALERTVMATTWNTPGVMTALAAAWLDDGTVLQLEAQKREDARARQAVADEVLAGLNVIRHPCSYFLWLPLPEEARADQITMALARENISVSTAEPFAVSAHVPHAIRVALGSVDRAVLREALVKVRWAVEAY from the coding sequence ATGGCCCGCGCCCGCTACAAAACCTTGGTGGACACCTTCGCCCGGGATATCCGCTCCGGCACGCTGGCGGCGGGTACTCGTTTGCCGACTCATCGCCAGTTGGCCGCCAGCCATGGGCTGGCGCTGGTCACGGCCAGCCGGGTGTATACCGAGCTTGCGGCCATGGGGTTGGTCAGCGGCGAGACCGGGCGCGGAACCTTTGTGCGCGAAATCGCGCTGTCGCCGGGGCAGGGTGTCGGCCAGATCGCCGTGGCAGCGGGCATGATCGATCTCAACTTCAACTACCCATCCCTGCCGGGCCAGACCGACCTGCTGCGTACGGCGTTACGCCAGTTGGCGCTGTCCGGCGACCTGGCTTCATTGCTGCGCTATCAACCCCACGCCGGCCGCCTGCACGAGCGGGCCGCGGTGGCGCGGCATCTGGCGAGTCGCGGGCTGACGGTGCAAGCCGAGCAGGTGCTGATCGTCAGCGGGGCCCAACACGGGCTGGCGGTGACCATGATGTCGCTCCTCAAGCCCGGCGATGTAGTGGCGGTGGATGCGCTGACCTATTCCGGGTTCAAGGTGCTGGCCGAGACGCTGCACCTTGAGATCGTCGCGATCCCGCTGACCGCGAGGGGGCCGGACCTGGCCTTCCTCGAAAAGCTCTGCGCCCGGCGCCCGGTACGCGCCGTGTACAGCATGCCGACCCTGCATAACCCGTTGGGCTGGGTGATGAGCAGGGAGCAGCGCGAGCACTTGATAGCGATTGCACGCCTGCATGATTTGATCCTGATCGAGGACGCCGCCTACGCGTTCTTAGCCGAGGATGCGCCGCCGCCTGTGGCCGAACTGGCGCCGGAGCGCACGGTGTACGTGTCGGGGCTGTCCAAGAGTGTCGCCACCGGGCTGCGGGTGGGGTTCGTGGCCGTGCCTTCGCAGTGGATGGCGGCGCTGGAACGTACGGTCATGGCCACCACCTGGAACACCCCGGGGGTGATGACCGCCCTTGCCGCCGCTTGGCTCGACGACGGCACGGTGCTGCAACTGGAAGCGCAAAAGCGCGAGGATGCCCGGGCGCGCCAGGCGGTGGCCGATGAGGTGTTGGCGGGGCTCAATGTGATCCGCCATCCGTGTTCTTATTTTTTGTGGCTGCCCTTGCCGGAAGAGGCCCGCGCCGACCAGATCACCATGGCGCTGGCGCGGGAAAATATCTCGGTGTCCACCGCCGAGCCGTTTGCCGTCTCGGCCCACGTGCCCCATGCAATACGCGTGGCGCTGGGCTCGGTAGACCGGGCCGTGTTGCGTGAGGCGCTGGTGAAGGTGCGCTGGGCGGTGGAGGCGTACTAG
- a CDS encoding DUF6434 domain-containing protein, with translation MLFNWHSDSIQRSTCVTRQYRNTQNVRRFMLEHCGAGFKFDRDFMAWIGNDIPKTMGDVVDEWQRRNSL, from the coding sequence ATGCTTTTTAATTGGCACAGTGATTCGATCCAGCGCAGTACTTGCGTCACCCGGCAATACAGAAACACTCAGAACGTGCGCCGCTTCATGCTTGAACACTGCGGTGCTGGGTTCAAGTTCGACCGCGATTTCATGGCGTGGATTGGTAACGACATCCCCAAGACCATGGGCGATGTGGTGGATGAATGGCAGCGCCGCAACAGCCTATAA
- a CDS encoding LysR family transcriptional regulator yields the protein MLRSHLPLNALRAFEASARHLSFTRAAIELCVTQAAVSHQVKSLEAQLNVTLFKRLPRGLMLTSEGETLLPVLRESFDRIAQTLGQFEGGHYREVLTVGAVGTFAVGWLLPRLADFQARYPFIDLRLSTNNNRVDVAAEGLDYAIRFGAGAWHGTEACQLLEAPLTVLCVPQIARQLQAPADLLKHTLLRSYRADEWTQWFQAAGLPADTLVPRSIVFDSSLAMMEAALQGAGVALAPAMMFGRQLATDVIRQPFEVGITTGSYWLTRLQSRVETPAMAAFKAWLRGVAQAD from the coding sequence ATGCTCCGTTCCCATTTGCCCCTCAACGCGCTGCGCGCCTTTGAAGCTTCTGCGCGGCATTTGAGCTTTACCCGGGCGGCGATTGAGTTGTGCGTCACCCAGGCGGCGGTCAGTCACCAGGTGAAAAGCCTGGAGGCGCAGCTCAATGTCACGCTGTTCAAACGCTTGCCCCGGGGCTTGATGCTCACCAGTGAAGGCGAAACCCTGCTGCCGGTGTTGCGCGAATCCTTTGACCGGATTGCTCAAACCTTGGGCCAGTTTGAAGGCGGGCATTACCGCGAAGTATTGACGGTGGGTGCGGTGGGCACCTTTGCGGTGGGCTGGCTGCTGCCCAGGCTTGCGGATTTCCAAGCGCGCTACCCGTTTATCGACTTGCGGCTGTCCACCAACAACAACCGCGTCGATGTGGCCGCCGAAGGCCTGGATTACGCGATTCGTTTTGGTGCCGGTGCGTGGCACGGTACCGAGGCGTGCCAGTTGCTGGAAGCACCGCTGACGGTGCTTTGCGTGCCGCAGATTGCCCGGCAATTGCAGGCGCCGGCAGACCTGTTGAAGCACACCTTGCTGCGCTCTTACCGCGCCGATGAGTGGACGCAGTGGTTCCAGGCCGCCGGCTTGCCCGCCGACACGCTGGTGCCGCGCAGCATTGTTTTCGACTCGTCCCTGGCGATGATGGAAGCCGCACTGCAAGGTGCGGGGGTGGCTCTGGCGCCAGCCATGATGTTTGGCCGGCAGTTGGCGACGGATGTGATTCGCCAGCCATTCGAGGTGGGCATCACCACCGGCAGTTATTGGCTGACACGCTTGCAGTCACGGGTCGAGACACCGGCGATGGCGGCATTCAAGGCGTGGTTGCGTGGAGTGGCACAGGCCGATTAA
- a CDS encoding nuclear transport factor 2 family protein: protein MQNIKVLIGFLCLFSGYAAAAPAATDKDVAVAVDHLTQAMLHKDISQLQALTANNLTYGHSSGKIQNKQEFIADIETGRSGFKTLEMQKQTITLNGDTALVRNHFSAQAVNSGVEVPTEIENFQVWQKQKGKWLLIGRQAYKF from the coding sequence ATGCAAAACATCAAGGTTCTGATTGGTTTTCTGTGCCTGTTCAGCGGTTACGCGGCCGCCGCGCCTGCCGCAACCGACAAGGATGTAGCCGTTGCGGTCGATCATCTGACCCAGGCCATGCTGCACAAGGACATCTCGCAACTGCAAGCCCTCACCGCCAACAACCTCACCTACGGCCACTCCAGCGGCAAGATCCAGAACAAGCAGGAATTTATCGCCGACATTGAAACCGGCAGAAGCGGTTTCAAGACCCTGGAAATGCAAAAACAGACCATCACCCTCAATGGCGACACCGCGCTGGTGCGCAACCACTTCTCCGCCCAGGCCGTAAACAGCGGTGTTGAAGTGCCCACCGAAATTGAAAACTTCCAGGTTTGGCAGAAGCAGAAAGGCAAGTGGCTGCTGATCGGGCGTCAGGCCTACAAGTTCTGA
- a CDS encoding PaaI family thioesterase, producing MPALSLQDTTAPEGVCYGCGSSNPHGLHIKSRWDADGIHVIAEHQPDAQYCGWPDLVYGGLIAMLVDCHSNWTAMAYHYRAEQREPGSLPRIDCVTGNLGIKFIKPTPMGVPLTLRAKVEGDVGRKSRVVCEVYADGVLTAIGDSVFVRVDTGQLAAAAHGRQA from the coding sequence ATGCCCGCGCTTTCCCTGCAAGACACCACCGCCCCCGAAGGCGTCTGTTATGGCTGCGGCAGCAGCAACCCCCATGGGCTGCACATCAAGAGCCGCTGGGACGCCGACGGCATCCACGTGATCGCCGAGCACCAGCCCGACGCCCAATACTGCGGCTGGCCAGACCTGGTCTACGGCGGCTTGATCGCGATGCTGGTGGACTGTCACTCCAATTGGACAGCCATGGCCTACCACTACCGGGCCGAACAACGCGAACCTGGCAGTCTGCCGCGTATCGACTGCGTGACCGGCAACCTGGGCATCAAATTCATCAAGCCGACCCCGATGGGCGTACCGCTGACCTTGCGCGCGAAAGTCGAGGGCGACGTGGGGCGCAAAAGCCGCGTGGTCTGCGAGGTGTACGCCGATGGCGTGCTCACGGCAATCGGCGATTCAGTGTTCGTGCGGGTCGACACCGGGCAATTGGCCGCCGCTGCCCATGGCCGGCAAGCCTGA
- a CDS encoding DMT family transporter has translation MERTTHLNAQEHNASGWINGFIGVVIFSGSLPATRLAVLEFDPVFLTVARATIAALLGLSLLWLFKEQRPARSQWLPLAIVALGVVIGFPLLTALALQYITSAHSIVFVGLLPLATAVFGVVRGGERPKPVFWLFSILGSLLVVGYAVSQGLSAAPLGDVLMLLAILSCGLGYAEGAKLSRTLGGWQVICWALVISLPVVAPLAAILKPASFTGISLPAWLCLAYVSLFSMLIGFVFWYRGLAQGGIAAVGQLQLLQPFFGLALAATLLHEQVSLGMLVVTVAVIACVAGAKKFAR, from the coding sequence ATGGAACGCACCACTCACCTCAACGCCCAGGAACACAACGCCAGCGGCTGGATCAATGGCTTTATCGGCGTGGTGATCTTCAGCGGCTCGCTACCCGCCACGCGCCTGGCGGTGCTGGAATTTGATCCGGTGTTCCTGACCGTCGCCCGCGCCACCATCGCCGCCCTGCTTGGCCTGAGCCTGCTGTGGCTGTTCAAGGAACAGCGCCCGGCCCGCAGCCAGTGGCTGCCATTGGCAATCGTCGCACTGGGCGTGGTGATCGGCTTTCCGCTGCTCACGGCCTTGGCCTTGCAGTACATCACCAGCGCCCACTCCATCGTCTTTGTCGGCCTGCTGCCATTGGCTACGGCGGTGTTCGGCGTAGTGCGCGGCGGCGAGCGGCCAAAGCCGGTGTTCTGGTTGTTTTCGATCCTGGGCAGCCTGCTGGTGGTGGGCTACGCCGTCTCCCAAGGCCTGAGCGCCGCGCCCCTCGGGGATGTGCTGATGCTGCTGGCAATATTGTCGTGCGGCCTTGGTTATGCCGAAGGCGCCAAGCTGTCGCGCACCCTGGGCGGCTGGCAGGTGATCTGCTGGGCACTGGTGATCTCGCTGCCGGTCGTCGCGCCACTGGCCGCCATCCTCAAGCCCGCGTCTTTCACAGGTATCAGCCTGCCGGCCTGGCTCTGCCTGGCCTATGTGTCGCTGTTCAGCATGCTGATCGGGTTTGTGTTCTGGTATCGCGGGCTGGCCCAGGGCGGTATCGCCGCCGTGGGGCAATTGCAGTTGCTGCAACCGTTCTTTGGCCTGGCGCTCGCCGCCACGCTGCTGCATGAACAGGTGAGCCTGGGCATGCTGGTGGTGACGGTGGCGGTGATTGCCTGTGTGGCGGGCGCGAAGAAGTTTGCGCGCTAG
- a CDS encoding helix-turn-helix domain-containing protein, with the protein MSSPPFPRANPDTTAGAQLRVLRRQAQLSQLELALITGVSQRHLSCIETGRAKPSPGTLHNLLMALEAPLEQCNNVFLAAGFAPRYEATPLSSPSMEAVREAINHVLHANNPAPAIVLGSHWEVLAANASTQVLFDLVGIKPEAADGLNLLVTLLQPGGLGDHLDNAEEIRTIAWQRATREALGNPQLARLLERLPAPQSTEVLINELPPLVLTRVNSREGPLNFMSTFTTFGMPQDITVTSLRIEHLIPADAQTWQVMTAAYERSK; encoded by the coding sequence ATGAGCAGCCCACCTTTCCCCCGCGCCAACCCCGACACCACCGCCGGCGCGCAACTGCGCGTGCTGCGTCGGCAAGCCCAATTGAGCCAACTGGAACTGGCGCTGATCACCGGGGTTTCCCAGCGCCACCTTAGCTGTATCGAGACAGGGCGCGCCAAGCCAAGCCCGGGCACCCTGCATAATTTGCTGATGGCGCTGGAGGCGCCGCTGGAGCAGTGCAACAACGTGTTCCTGGCTGCAGGTTTTGCCCCGCGCTATGAGGCAACCCCGCTGTCTTCGCCATCGATGGAAGCCGTTCGCGAGGCCATCAACCATGTGCTGCACGCGAATAATCCTGCGCCGGCGATCGTGCTGGGCAGTCACTGGGAGGTGCTCGCCGCCAATGCCAGCACGCAGGTGCTGTTCGATCTGGTGGGGATCAAGCCGGAGGCGGCTGATGGACTGAATTTGCTGGTCACCTTGCTGCAGCCGGGCGGCCTGGGTGATCACTTGGACAACGCTGAAGAAATCCGCACCATCGCCTGGCAGCGAGCAACCCGCGAGGCCTTGGGCAATCCGCAACTCGCCAGGCTTTTAGAGCGCCTGCCGGCCCCGCAGAGTACCGAAGTATTGATCAATGAACTGCCGCCACTGGTGCTGACACGCGTCAACTCGCGTGAGGGTCCGCTGAACTTCATGTCGACCTTCACGACCTTCGGCATGCCCCAGGACATCACCGTGACGTCGCTGCGCATCGAGCATCTGATTCCGGCGGATGCACAGACGTGGCAGGTGATGACCGCGGCGTATGAGCGGTCGAAATAG
- a CDS encoding cystathionine gamma-synthase, whose product MTQHDKSAFATRVIHAGQSPDPTTGALMPPIYANSTYLQESPGVHKGFDYGRSHNPTRFALERCVADLEGGTQAFAFASGLAAISTVLELLDAGSHVVSGNDLYGGTFRLFDKVRQRSAGHRFSFVDLTDLSAFEAALQDDTRMVWVETPSNPLLSLTDLSAISRICRARGIICVADNTFASPWIQRPLELGFDIVVHSTTKYLNGHSDVIGGIAVVGQNPELAERVGFLQNSVGAIAGPFDAFLTLRGVKTLALRMERHCSNALELATWLEQQPQVARVYYPGLASHPQHELARRQMRGFGGMISVDLKTDLAGATRFLENVKIFALAESLGGVESLIEHPAIMTHASIPAATRAQLGIGDGLVRLSVGVEDVEDLRADLAQALSTI is encoded by the coding sequence ATGACCCAGCACGATAAAAGCGCCTTCGCCACCCGCGTGATCCATGCCGGGCAATCCCCGGACCCGACCACGGGCGCGCTGATGCCGCCGATCTACGCCAACTCCACCTACCTGCAGGAAAGCCCCGGGGTTCACAAAGGCTTCGACTACGGGCGCTCCCACAATCCGACGCGCTTCGCCCTGGAGCGCTGCGTAGCGGATCTTGAAGGCGGCACCCAGGCCTTCGCGTTTGCCTCCGGGCTGGCGGCGATTTCCACCGTGCTGGAACTGCTCGACGCCGGTTCCCACGTGGTCTCCGGCAATGACTTGTACGGCGGCACCTTCCGCCTGTTCGACAAAGTGCGCCAACGCAGCGCCGGGCATCGCTTCAGCTTTGTCGACCTGACCGACCTCTCGGCCTTCGAAGCCGCGTTGCAGGACGACACGCGGATGGTCTGGGTCGAAACCCCCAGTAACCCGCTGTTGAGCCTGACCGATCTCAGCGCCATTTCACGCATCTGCCGTGCCCGGGGCATCATCTGCGTGGCCGACAACACCTTCGCCAGCCCCTGGATCCAACGCCCGCTCGAATTGGGTTTCGACATTGTTGTGCACTCCACCACCAAGTACCTCAACGGCCACTCCGATGTGATCGGCGGTATTGCGGTGGTCGGCCAGAATCCCGAGTTGGCCGAGCGCGTGGGCTTCCTGCAAAATTCCGTGGGCGCAATTGCCGGGCCGTTTGACGCCTTCCTGACTTTGCGCGGGGTGAAGACACTGGCGCTGCGCATGGAACGGCATTGCAGCAACGCACTGGAACTGGCGACATGGCTGGAGCAACAGCCGCAGGTGGCGCGGGTTTACTACCCTGGACTGGCCTCGCACCCGCAACATGAACTGGCGCGCCGGCAGATGCGCGGGTTTGGCGGGATGATTTCGGTAGACCTCAAAACCGACCTCGCGGGCGCGACACGCTTCCTGGAAAACGTGAAGATCTTTGCCCTGGCCGAAAGCCTCGGCGGTGTGGAAAGCCTGATCGAACACCCGGCGATCATGACCCATGCGAGCATCCCGGCGGCGACCCGGGCGCAGTTGGGGATTGGGGATGGGCTGGTGCGGTTGTCGGTGGGCGTTGAGGATGTAGAGGATCTGCGAGCAGACTTGGCGCAGGCGTTATCCACGATCTGA
- a CDS encoding MAPEG family protein — protein MKVYALCVLVLFIKMLAISCYQGYFRLRHLAFINSEDAGFFKRAANSQELPQVSRGARAWANDLENIPLFFVLGGLCVALEATSVATTWLFCTFTVVRVMHTLMYLGGRQPLRTVAYCVGVACLCGLAGVLCLSLTE, from the coding sequence ATGAAGGTGTATGCCCTGTGCGTGTTGGTACTGTTCATCAAGATGTTGGCGATCTCTTGCTATCAAGGCTATTTCCGCCTCAGGCACCTTGCGTTCATCAACAGTGAGGATGCCGGCTTCTTCAAGCGGGCGGCTAATTCGCAGGAACTGCCGCAGGTCAGCCGAGGTGCCAGAGCCTGGGCGAATGACCTGGAGAATATTCCGTTGTTCTTTGTCCTGGGTGGGTTGTGCGTCGCATTGGAGGCGACCAGCGTTGCCACGACCTGGCTGTTTTGCACGTTCACCGTCGTTCGGGTGATGCATACGCTGATGTACCTGGGTGGCCGCCAGCCGTTGCGTACGGTCGCTTACTGCGTGGGAGTGGCTTGCCTGTGCGGGCTGGCCGGTGTGCTCTGCCTTAGCCTCACCGAGTAA